One window from the genome of Sesamum indicum cultivar Zhongzhi No. 13 linkage group LG15, S_indicum_v1.0, whole genome shotgun sequence encodes:
- the LOC105177289 gene encoding pentatricopeptide repeat-containing protein At3g29230, translating to MQMPAPIRAPTFFSRRRLFEQKLADLHKCTDLNQLKQLHALIYKSNLHKDPFVAPKLISALSLCQQMSLAINVFDQIQNPNAHLCNTLIKAYIRNSEPDKAFEVFREMRWSGIFPDNYTYLFLLKACSGLQSVKMIHAHVEKCNLYSDLFVPNSLIDAYSKCGLIGVKAAKIVFDVMEEKDVVTYNSMISGLVKAGELKQAKKLFDEMPHRDKVSWNAILDGYVKAGEMSAAFEIFEKMPSRDVVSWSTVISGYAKTGDIEMAKVLFDNMPDKNLVAWTIMISGYAEKGLAKEAAGLYDLMEEARLKPDDATFVSILSASAESGLLGLGKKVHRSILESRYKCGALVSNALIDMYCKCGSLNRAWSIFSAMGRKDIVSWNAMIHGLAMHGHGRKALQLYDRMKQEGFAPDKVTFVGVLAACSHAGMVNDGIYQFYSMVNDYGIAPEIEHYGCLIDLLGREGRLGEAFRLLHNMPFEPNIVIWSSLLGACRMHNAAQLAEEVLHQLVKLETAGPGNFSVLSNIYAAAGDWGSVSNARLQIRKVASKRPSGVSLIEVNDEFHEFTVMDTTHPKSDGIYQTIKGLNQHLTKIPYAPSIVI from the coding sequence ATGCAGATGCCCGCGCCAATTCGAGCTCCGACGTTTTTCTCCAGGCGGAGGCTTTTCGAGCAAAAACTCGCGGACCTCCACAAGTGCACGGACTTGAACCAGCTAAAACAACTCCAtgctctcatatataagtccAATCTTCATAAAGATCCCTTCGTTGCGCCGAAACTCATCTCAGCGTTGTCATTGTGCCAACAAATGTCATTAGCAATCAATGTGTTCGATCAAATTCAGAACCCCAATGCTCATCTGTGCAACACGTTAATTAAGGCCTATATTAGGAACTCTGAGCCTGACAAAGCTTTTGAGGTTTTCAGGGAAATGCGGTGGTCTGGAATTTTTCCGGATAACTATACGTATCTTTTTCTCCTCAAGGCCTGTTCGGGGTTGCAATCCGTGAAAATGATTCATGCCCATGTGGAGAAATGCAATCTTTACTCGGATTTGTTCGTGCCCAATTCGTTGATTGATGCGTACTCCAAGTGCGGGTTGATTGGTGTTAAAGCTGCCAAGATTGTGTTTGATGTAATGGAGGAGAAGGATGTTGTTACTTATAATTCAATGATAAGTGGGCTGGTAAAGGCGGGTGAGTTGAAGCAAGCGAAGAAactgtttgatgaaatgcctCATAGAGATAAGGTGAGTTGGAATGCCATTTTGGATGGGTATGTGAAGGCTGGAGAGATGAGCGCCGCGTTTGAGATCTTCGAGAAAATGCCATCAAGGGATGTCGTGTCATGGTCTACGGTTATTTCTGGTTATGCTAAAACGGGTGACATTGAGATGGCTAAAGTGTTATTTGATAATATGCCGGACAAGAATTTGGTTGCATGGACAATAATGATATCTGGGTATGCTGAGAAGGGACTTGCAAAGGAGGCAGCCGGACTTTATGACCTTATGGAGGAGGCGAGATTGAAGCCAGATGATGCGACTTTTGTTAGCATTTTATCTGCAAGTGCTGAGTCTGGTTTATTGGGCCTAGGGAAGAAAGTTCACCGGTCTATTCTGGAAAGTAGGTACAAGTGTGGTGCCCTGGTTAGTAATGCTTTGATTGACATGTATTGCAAGTGTGGAAGCTTGAATAGAGCATGGAGCATATTTAGTGCAATGGGAAGAAAAGATATCGTCAGCTGGAATGCCATGATCCACGGGCTAGCCATGCATGGGCATGGACGGAAGGCTCTTCAGCTTTATGATAGGATGAAGCAAGAAGGATTTGCACCTGATAAAGTGACTTTTGTTGGTGTCCTTGCTGCTTGCAGTCATGCCGGTATGGTCAACGATGGGATATATCAGTTTTACAGCATGGTGAATGACTACGGCATTGCTCCTGAAATAGAGCACTATGGTTGCCTTATTGACCTTTTGGGTCGTGAGGGGCGCCTCGGCGAAGCTTTTAGGCTTCTCCATAACATGCCTTTTGAACCAAATATTGTTATTTGGAGCTCTCTGTTAGGGGCTTGCCGAATGCATAATGCTGCGCAACTAGCTGAGGAGGTTCTTCACCAGTTAGTGAAACTAGAGACAGCTGGGCCAGGAAACTTTTCTGTGCTGTCAAACATATATGCTGCAGCAGGAGACTGGGGAAGTGTTTCAAATGCAAGATTGCAGATCAGAAAGGTAGCCAGCAAACGGCCTTCTGGAGTTAGTTTAATAGAGGTAAATGATGAGTTTCATGAATTCACTGTTATGGATACAACTCACCCTAAATCAGACGGAATATACCAGACGATCAAGGGACTGAATCAGCATCTTACAAAGATACCTTATGCTCCATCCATTGTCATCTAG
- the LOC105177291 gene encoding uncharacterized protein LOC105177291 codes for MEACCLSSNSFTKTMEVLPSVRGRILTHTRKMHTKYQTRKFGAPVSISCCQSGPASASSQDEDGPFLTSDWRSFRARLVARERAFPLEELPDAVLDLDAPTDQPQPMTIGDKWAHTIHEPEKGCLLIATEKLDGVHIFERTVILLLSTGPIGPTGIILNRPSLMSIKEMRSSALDVSGAFSDRPLFFGGPLEEGLFLVSPQQENDGVGKSGVFEEVMKGLYYGTKESVGCAAEMVRRNAVQVEEFRFFDGYCAWEREQLRDEIWAGYWTVAACSPSVVGHTSVGSVGLWEEILGLMGPRKVW; via the exons ATGGAAGCTTGCTGTCTCTCCTCCAATTCCTTCACAAAAACCATGGAAGTTCTTCCCTCAGTCAGAGGCAGAATTCTTACACACACAAGGAAAATGCACACGAAGTATCAAACCAGGAAATTTGGTGCTCCTGTTTCTATATCAT GTTGCCAATCAGGTCCAGCGTCAGCATCATCTCAGGACGAAGATGGCCCGTTTCTTACCTCCGACTGGCGATCATTCAGAGCAAGACTAGTCGCCAGAGAACGAGCCTTCCCACTCGAAGAACTTCCCGATGCAGTTCTTGATCTAGATGCCCCAACGGACCAGCCTCAGCCTATGACAATAGGAGACAAATGGGCACACACCATCCACGAACCAGAGAAGGGCTGCTTGTTGATCGCCACCGAGAAGCTCGACGGCGTCCACATCTTCGAACGAACAGTTATCCTGCTACTTTCCACCGGGCCAATAGGCCCAACAGGCATCATACTCAACAGGCCATCACTCATGTCCATTAAGGAGATGCGGTCATCGGCATTGGACGTATCTGGTGCGTTTTCAGACAGGCCATTGTTCTTCGGCGGGCCGTTGGAAGAAGGGCTGTTCTTGGTGAGTCCCCAGCAAGAAAACGACGGAGTTGGTAAGAGCGGGGTGTTCGAGGAGGTAATGAAAGGTCTGTATTACGGCACGAAAGAGAGTGTCGGCTGTGCTGCTGAAATGGTGAGAAGGAATGCAGTTCAAGTGGAGGAGTTCAGGTTCTTTGATGGGTACTGCGCTTGGGAGAGAGAACAGCTGAGGGATGAGATATGGGCTGGGTATTGGACTGTAGCTGCATGCAGCCCAAGTGTTGTTGGGCATACCAGCGTCGGAAGCGTTGGGCTGTGGGAGGAAATCTTGGGCCTAATGGGCCCAAGAAAAGTTTGGTGA